A stretch of the Planktothricoides raciborskii GIHE-MW2 genome encodes the following:
- the bioD gene encoding dethiobiotin synthase → MKNHRSLLITGTDTDAGKTVLTTALAAYWQKVYPQSSLGIIKPIQSGIGDRELIARLFDLDKLDQSFEELNPIYFSAPLAPPLAAEQENASINLSAAWQAFSALRERKSFVLVEALGGLGSPITRELAVADLARDWRLPTVLVVPVKLGAIGQAIANVALARQAAVNLKGIILNCVEPCSDREIAQWAPQDLIESLTKVPVCGVIPHLNALNARGLNAREDMEQLVAVAANLDLEYLL, encoded by the coding sequence ATGAAAAATCACCGATCGCTATTAATTACGGGAACGGATACCGACGCAGGCAAAACCGTATTGACCACTGCCTTAGCAGCTTATTGGCAGAAAGTTTATCCCCAAAGTTCTTTGGGCATTATCAAGCCGATCCAATCTGGTATCGGCGATCGCGAACTGATTGCCCGACTTTTTGACCTAGATAAATTAGATCAATCCTTTGAAGAACTCAACCCGATTTATTTCTCCGCTCCCCTGGCGCCCCCCCTGGCGGCGGAACAAGAAAACGCCTCAATCAACTTGAGTGCCGCGTGGCAAGCATTCTCCGCCCTCCGAGAACGAAAATCCTTCGTCTTAGTGGAAGCCCTGGGGGGACTGGGTTCGCCCATTACCCGCGAACTCGCCGTCGCTGATTTAGCGCGGGATTGGCGCTTGCCCACCGTCTTAGTCGTCCCGGTGAAATTAGGTGCCATTGGACAGGCGATCGCCAATGTTGCCCTTGCCCGTCAAGCCGCCGTCAACCTAAAAGGCATCATCCTCAACTGCGTTGAGCCTTGTTCAGACCGAGAAATTGCCCAATGGGCGCCCCAAGACCTGATCGAATCTTTAACCAAGGTCCCGGTTTGTGGAGTGATTCCCCATTTAAATGCCCTAAATGCCCGTGGCCTAAATGCCCGTGAAGATATGGAGCAACTCGTCGCTGTTGCCGCCAACTTAGACTTAGAATATTTGCTTTAG
- a CDS encoding M20 family metallopeptidase: MVTTFPISAAQDISSVRPTIQALHTDLVEWRRNFHKYPELGFKEYLTSEFVARKLQEWGINHKTDIAKTGIVATIPGKQPGPVLAIRADMDALPIQEENDVEYRSHHHGIMHACGHDGHTAIALGTAKYLAAHRQDFCGTVKIIFQPAEEGPGGAKPMIAEGVLENPTVDAIIGLHLWNNLPAGTVGVRSGPLMAAVEQFRCTIQGKGGHGAMPHQTTDSILVASQVVQALQTIVARNVDPLDAAVVTVGKFHAGNAHNVIAERAELAGTVRYFNPKLEPIIRQRFEQIVAGVCQSHGASYHLDYWQLYPSVVNDPAIADLVRSCAIKVVETPAGIVPECQTMGGEDMSFFLQAVPGCYFFLGSANPAKNLAYPHHHPRFNFDESVLSKGVEIFVRCVEKFCQP, encoded by the coding sequence ATGGTGACAACGTTTCCGATTTCAGCCGCACAAGATATTTCCTCTGTGCGCCCAACAATTCAAGCCTTACACACGGATTTAGTGGAGTGGCGACGTAACTTTCATAAATATCCCGAATTAGGCTTTAAAGAATATCTCACCAGTGAATTTGTCGCCCGGAAATTGCAAGAATGGGGCATTAACCATAAAACCGACATTGCCAAAACTGGAATTGTGGCCACCATTCCAGGAAAGCAACCAGGGCCTGTCCTGGCAATTCGGGCTGATATGGACGCCTTACCTATTCAAGAAGAAAATGACGTGGAATATCGATCGCACCATCATGGAATCATGCACGCTTGCGGACACGATGGCCATACCGCGATCGCCCTGGGCACCGCCAAATACCTCGCGGCACATCGCCAAGACTTTTGCGGCACCGTAAAAATCATTTTTCAGCCCGCAGAAGAAGGCCCAGGGGGTGCCAAACCGATGATTGCTGAGGGGGTGCTGGAAAATCCCACCGTAGACGCCATCATCGGTCTGCACCTGTGGAATAATCTACCCGCCGGCACTGTTGGCGTCCGCAGTGGCCCATTAATGGCCGCCGTCGAACAATTTCGCTGCACCATTCAAGGCAAAGGGGGACATGGCGCTATGCCCCATCAAACCACCGACTCTATATTAGTGGCTTCCCAAGTGGTGCAAGCATTACAAACCATCGTCGCCCGGAATGTAGACCCCCTGGATGCGGCGGTTGTCACCGTGGGCAAATTTCACGCCGGAAATGCTCATAATGTCATTGCCGAACGAGCAGAACTCGCGGGAACCGTGCGCTATTTTAATCCGAAACTAGAACCCATCATCCGTCAGCGCTTTGAGCAAATTGTGGCTGGAGTTTGCCAAAGTCACGGGGCTAGTTATCACCTCGACTACTGGCAACTTTATCCCTCGGTGGTCAACGATCCGGCGATCGCTGACCTGGTGCGTTCCTGTGCGATCAAAGTCGTAGAAACCCCTGCGGGCATCGTTCCTGAATGTCAAACAATGGGCGGCGAAGACATGAGTTTCTTTCTCCAAGCTGTCCCCGGTTGTTACTTCTTCCTCGGATCAGCCAACCCCGCCAAAAATCTGGCCTATCCCCATCACCATCCCCGCTTTAACTTTGATGAAAGCGTTTTAAGCAAAGGTGTAGAAATCTTTGTGCGGTGCGTCGAAAAATTCTGTCAGCCATAA
- a CDS encoding transposase: protein MPGYKHKERGRNVVIYPKDAISSPLLSRGIVKLSQTNIELTTEANNINQVRIVPKLDHYVIEIVYTVSEPDKFDGKYLAGVDLGLNNLVAITSNHPGIRPLLINGRPLKIINQFFNKRVAKAQSIKACRLVKQLNSKRDRRIDNYLHTVSRRVIDWCQLNEIGQLIIGKNQRWKQALNIGKKNNQEFTNIPHAKLIKLLTSQLAGISVVLTEESYTSKASALNGDYLPNIQVKTEAKVVFNGKRVKRGLYLTSTGRIINADINGSMNIARKVIPDAFEGIEGLPFIPVVLDLWTKITNVAV, encoded by the coding sequence ATCCCAGGATACAAGCATAAAGAACGTGGTAGAAATGTGGTGATTTATCCCAAGGATGCGATCTCCTCTCCACTGCTATCTCGAGGCATTGTCAAGCTATCTCAGACTAATATTGAGTTGACCACTGAGGCTAATAATATAAACCAAGTACGAATTGTTCCTAAACTTGACCACTATGTAATTGAGATTGTTTACACGGTTAGCGAGCCAGATAAATTTGATGGTAAATATCTAGCTGGTGTAGACCTGGGTTTAAACAATTTGGTGGCTATAACATCCAATCATCCCGGTATTAGACCGCTGTTGATTAATGGTAGACCATTGAAAATTATTAACCAATTCTTCAATAAAAGAGTAGCAAAAGCACAATCAATCAAGGCTTGTCGGCTGGTAAAACAGCTAAACAGCAAGCGAGATAGAAGGATTGACAACTACCTTCATACTGTGAGTCGGCGTGTTATTGATTGGTGTCAGTTAAATGAGATTGGTCAATTAATCATCGGGAAAAATCAACGATGGAAACAAGCTCTCAATATTGGGAAAAAGAATAATCAAGAATTTACCAATATTCCTCATGCCAAACTGATTAAATTATTGACCTCACAATTAGCAGGGATTTCTGTAGTTTTAACTGAAGAAAGCTACACTTCTAAAGCGAGCGCTTTAAATGGCGATTATTTGCCGAATATCCAGGTTAAAACAGAAGCAAAAGTTGTGTTTAATGGTAAGCGTGTTAAACGTGGTTTATACTTGACTTCCACTGGTAGAATCATCAACGCTGATATCAATGGAAGCATGAATATAGCTAGAAAAGTAATTCCCGATGCTTTTGAGGGAATAGAGGGATTGCCGTTTATTCCTGTAGTTTTAGACCTTTGGACTAAAATTACAAACGTAGCTGTCTAA
- a CDS encoding diguanylate cyclase, translated as MMDPLWFQVKSFNPKEFLVLIVDDVRSNLKVVGAILDRVGYSTTFATSGEQAFERMKKSKPDLILMDIMMPEMDGIEVCKKIKGISQYEEIPIIFVTASHENKMIMEAFKQGAVDYITKPFKSGELLARVKIHLELKYTRDELRKNLIELNKLATTDGLTGVLNRRHLFILAEQEFNRVCRYGNSFSVFILDVDYFKMINDTYGHTVGDETLKAIAQTTQSLLRNVDLFGRFGGEEFVGFLPETNSEDAFKVAERIRQTIANLNLEIDNNILRITVSIGLATYASTDPDIDEMLKRADLALYEAKRRGRNQVLVYQDNLS; from the coding sequence ATGATGGATCCTCTCTGGTTTCAAGTAAAATCGTTTAATCCTAAAGAATTTCTGGTGTTAATCGTCGATGACGTGAGGAGTAATCTGAAAGTCGTCGGCGCCATCCTAGATCGCGTGGGGTATTCTACAACGTTTGCCACCAGTGGCGAACAAGCCTTTGAACGCATGAAAAAGTCTAAACCAGACTTGATATTGATGGATATAATGATGCCAGAGATGGATGGAATCGAAGTTTGTAAAAAAATTAAAGGAATTAGTCAATACGAGGAAATACCGATTATTTTCGTCACCGCCAGTCACGAAAATAAAATGATTATGGAAGCCTTCAAGCAAGGCGCGGTTGACTATATTACTAAGCCATTTAAGTCCGGTGAATTACTGGCAAGGGTTAAGATTCATTTAGAGTTGAAATATACCAGAGATGAATTGAGAAAAAACCTAATTGAGTTAAATAAATTAGCCACCACTGATGGTCTAACTGGGGTACTTAATCGGCGTCATCTCTTTATTTTAGCCGAGCAGGAATTTAACCGAGTTTGTCGTTATGGCAATTCTTTTTCTGTGTTTATTTTGGATGTAGATTATTTTAAGATGATTAATGATACTTATGGTCATACGGTTGGGGATGAAACTTTAAAGGCGATCGCCCAAACCACCCAAAGTTTACTCAGAAACGTTGATTTATTTGGCCGATTTGGGGGAGAAGAGTTTGTCGGTTTTCTCCCAGAAACTAACAGTGAAGATGCTTTCAAAGTCGCTGAAAGAATTCGCCAAACTATTGCTAATTTAAACCTAGAAATTGACAATAATATTTTGCGTATTACCGTTAGCATTGGCTTGGCAACTTATGCCTCAACCGATCCCGACATTGACGAAATGTTAAAACGAGCGGATCTGGCTCTTTATGAAGCCAAACGACGGGGACGTAACCAAGTGCTTGTTTATCAGGATAATTTATCCTGA
- the surE gene encoding 5'/3'-nucleotidase SurE — protein sequence MNFILTNDDGIDAPGIRGLVKALENYDCAIAAPKKQYSGCGHQVTTHRAIHVECRSEQEYAIGGTPADCVRIGLSHLFPAATWVISGINEGGNMGIDVYLSGTVAAVREAVFLGRAGIAISQYRKGKRPIDWSATTRRAAYVLADLLNRPLEPGSFWNVNLPYIEPGEPDPKMVFCQPSTQPLPIQYRVERDEFYYVGEYGHRDRAPNTDVDVCFSGHIAVTKISL from the coding sequence ATGAATTTTATTCTGACTAATGACGACGGCATCGATGCCCCAGGGATTCGCGGATTGGTTAAAGCACTGGAGAACTATGATTGTGCGATCGCGGCTCCGAAAAAACAATATTCGGGGTGTGGACACCAAGTCACGACCCATCGCGCCATTCATGTAGAATGCCGTTCCGAGCAGGAATATGCCATTGGGGGAACCCCTGCCGACTGTGTACGCATTGGCTTAAGTCATTTATTTCCCGCCGCCACCTGGGTCATTTCCGGGATTAATGAGGGTGGGAATATGGGAATTGATGTCTATCTTTCTGGAACCGTCGCCGCCGTAAGGGAGGCGGTATTTTTAGGCCGTGCAGGAATTGCCATTTCTCAATATCGCAAAGGAAAACGCCCGATTGATTGGTCTGCCACCACTCGTCGCGCTGCTTATGTCTTGGCCGATTTACTGAATCGACCCCTAGAACCGGGCAGTTTCTGGAATGTGAATCTTCCATACATCGAACCCGGAGAACCCGACCCGAAAATGGTGTTTTGCCAACCTTCCACCCAGCCCTTACCGATCCAATATCGGGTAGAAAGGGATGAGTTTTATTATGTGGGTGAATATGGGCACCGCGATCGCGCCCCCAATACGGATGTGGATGTGTGCTTTTCCGGTCACATTGCCGTTACCAAAATTTCCCTTTAA
- a CDS encoding peptidoglycan-binding protein, protein MSINFFIYDFGECEPRSLFKAMNLCLSVHRNKKELLVMENLAYIHIAEAYEQQDIPSYPNWRGKWPKFSRRSISSVMSVVFSASVFGTAVPALALIKLGDSGDQVVQVQRRLQELGYFKSKATGYYGYLTEDAVKHFQQNNGLTPDGVIGTKTQEALEQTYPETPQPTTQPVVRLGDDSPTVLRVQRQLSSLKLYDWRQMNGKFDDATQQAVINFQKANGLTPDGVVGLKTHTMLQQKTGL, encoded by the coding sequence ATGAGCATAAATTTTTTCATTTATGACTTCGGAGAATGTGAGCCGCGATCGCTATTTAAGGCAATGAATTTGTGTTTATCAGTACACAGGAATAAAAAGGAATTACTCGTGATGGAAAATCTCGCTTATATTCATATTGCTGAAGCATACGAGCAACAGGATATTCCGAGTTATCCCAATTGGCGCGGGAAATGGCCAAAGTTTAGCCGTCGGTCTATTTCCTCTGTGATGTCTGTGGTTTTCAGCGCCTCAGTTTTTGGTACGGCGGTGCCAGCCCTGGCGCTAATCAAGTTGGGAGATAGCGGCGATCAAGTCGTTCAAGTCCAACGGCGTCTGCAAGAACTGGGTTATTTTAAGTCCAAAGCCACCGGCTACTATGGTTATTTAACGGAAGATGCGGTGAAGCATTTTCAACAAAATAATGGATTAACACCGGATGGAGTGATTGGGACAAAAACCCAGGAAGCTTTGGAGCAAACCTATCCAGAGACTCCACAACCGACGACTCAGCCGGTGGTCAGACTGGGAGATGATTCCCCGACCGTCTTACGGGTACAACGCCAGCTTAGTTCTTTGAAGTTATATGATTGGCGGCAAATGAACGGGAAATTTGATGACGCTACACAACAGGCGGTGATTAATTTCCAGAAAGCGAATGGCTTGACTCCTGATGGAGTTGTGGGCTTGAAAACTCACACGATGCTACAGCAAAAAACCGGCTTGTAA
- a CDS encoding SDR family oxidoreductase, with protein sequence MNILIIGCGYVGTAVAKLWKEGGHTLTVTTTTPERVPELQAVAHRVEILRGDDLERMRDVLKDQEVVLLSVGAKNRTGYEQTYLKTAETLVTALKEVPTVQQLIYTGSYAVYGDRQGALVDEESPVCPANENGEILYKTEQVLLAAASEQLTVSILRIAGIYGPGRTLLRIFQNIAGKTRPGTGQEIANWIHLDDIVGSLDFILCQQLGGIYNLGNDSPMTTGELLDGLFECHGLPKVIWDPSTPQVRPYNARLSNEKLKAAGYNLIHPKIEF encoded by the coding sequence ATGAATATTCTAATTATTGGCTGTGGTTATGTCGGCACTGCGGTGGCAAAGTTGTGGAAAGAAGGGGGTCATACCCTCACTGTCACCACCACGACCCCAGAAAGAGTTCCTGAATTACAAGCAGTGGCTCACCGGGTAGAAATTCTTCGAGGGGATGACCTCGAACGAATGCGGGATGTGCTAAAAGATCAAGAAGTGGTACTGCTGAGTGTCGGGGCGAAAAATCGCACCGGCTATGAGCAAACTTACTTAAAGACTGCGGAAACCTTAGTCACGGCCTTAAAAGAAGTCCCCACAGTGCAGCAACTTATATATACAGGCAGTTATGCTGTATATGGCGATCGACAGGGTGCGTTGGTAGATGAAGAGTCGCCAGTCTGTCCTGCCAATGAAAATGGTGAGATTCTGTATAAAACAGAGCAAGTTTTATTGGCGGCAGCGAGTGAGCAATTGACTGTTTCTATTCTTCGCATTGCGGGAATTTATGGGCCGGGTCGAACTCTGTTAAGAATCTTTCAAAATATTGCCGGAAAAACTCGTCCGGGAACCGGCCAAGAGATCGCTAACTGGATACATTTAGATGATATTGTAGGGTCATTGGATTTTATTCTTTGCCAGCAATTGGGGGGCATCTACAATCTCGGAAATGATTCACCTATGACTACGGGCGAACTCCTTGATGGTTTGTTTGAATGTCATGGGCTGCCTAAAGTAATTTGGGATCCATCGACACCCCAGGTACGTCCCTACAATGCACGGCTATCCAATGAAAAGCTGAAAGCGGCAGGATACAATTTGATTCATCCGAAAATCGAATTTTAA
- the psb32 gene encoding photosystem II repair protein Psb32, producing MRLAIFSLRKYTQRLMAVVGMILLASGLVALPASATGMYQMPPTPPDRTRVLDDGEILSRLNEGQITKKFDAVAEKTGYQPWLVTIHRLDYGLSIEDFTNQLFEKWFPTPEAQANQVLIAIDNVTNNAGIRTGEAVKSVLTDEIVASVVNDTIQVPLIQGDKYNQALLDASDRVATVLFGEPDPGPPVFDNSIDVERTYKTAEETDTFNSTIVVVVLLILATVIPMVTYYWYIN from the coding sequence ATGAGACTAGCAATCTTTTCTTTAAGAAAATATACTCAGCGACTAATGGCGGTGGTGGGGATGATCCTGTTAGCCAGTGGGTTGGTGGCATTACCTGCGAGTGCGACGGGAATGTATCAAATGCCGCCGACGCCCCCCGATCGCACCAGAGTGCTGGATGATGGGGAAATTCTTAGCCGCTTGAATGAAGGTCAAATTACCAAAAAATTTGATGCGGTGGCGGAAAAAACCGGCTATCAACCCTGGTTGGTGACGATTCACCGCTTGGATTATGGCCTGAGTATTGAAGATTTTACCAATCAGCTATTTGAGAAGTGGTTTCCTACCCCGGAAGCGCAGGCGAATCAAGTTTTAATTGCGATCGATAACGTGACTAATAACGCGGGAATTCGCACCGGAGAGGCGGTAAAATCGGTGCTGACTGATGAGATTGTTGCCAGTGTGGTTAATGACACGATTCAGGTGCCTTTGATCCAAGGAGACAAATATAATCAAGCCCTGTTGGATGCCAGCGATCGCGTTGCCACGGTATTATTTGGGGAACCGGATCCAGGGCCGCCCGTATTTGACAATTCCATTGATGTGGAACGCACCTATAAAACGGCGGAAGAAACCGATACGTTTAATTCCACCATTGTGGTTGTGGTGCTCTTAATCTTAGCCACGGTGATTCCAATGGTGACGTATTACTGGTACATTAATTAG
- a CDS encoding DUF4346 domain-containing protein, which yields MTQILDNLKAIDDKLSQRHIDLDPNGYFIIYLDREAGLICAKHFTNAIDDRGLAVDPETGEVIPARGKVQRTHTTIFTGKTAKQLCVKIFEETSPVPVTMLDHAAYLGREFVRAEMALVTGADYVQD from the coding sequence ATGACTCAAATACTCGACAATCTAAAAGCCATTGATGACAAACTCTCCCAACGTCATATCGATCTCGATCCCAATGGCTATTTTATTATTTACCTAGACCGAGAAGCGGGGCTGATTTGTGCTAAACACTTTACAAATGCGATCGACGATCGCGGTTTAGCGGTCGATCCCGAAACCGGCGAAGTGATTCCCGCAAGGGGTAAAGTACAACGGACTCACACCACCATATTTACCGGAAAAACGGCTAAACAACTTTGTGTGAAAATTTTTGAAGAAACTAGCCCAGTTCCCGTCACCATGCTCGATCATGCCGCTTATTTAGGCCGCGAATTTGTTCGGGCGGAAATGGCTTTAGTCACTGGGGCCGACTATGTGCAAGATTAA
- a CDS encoding lysozyme inhibitor LprI family protein codes for MNLPKYLFNLFTSSLIVIVFHSSAIAFEGDNFQDNFQDNFRDNLLAQNPNCDNPQSQAEMNICAARYYQAADRKLNQVYQQLSSQMRSQLTLAQLAWIDFRDTNCDFARSLFEGGTIAPSIYNGCLGGMTEQRTIELEAYQSRQIPQPTSRNYQQVDQKLNQVYQNFIAQLNGFNKNKLQTAELAWIKFRDTNCAFEGTQTSGGENLCKIRMTEQRTEELAQLMDLLF; via the coding sequence ATGAATTTACCCAAATATTTATTCAACCTTTTCACCAGTAGCCTGATTGTCATCGTTTTTCATAGCAGCGCGATCGCCTTTGAGGGGGATAATTTTCAGGATAATTTTCAGGATAATTTTAGAGATAATTTACTGGCACAAAACCCCAACTGTGACAATCCCCAAAGCCAAGCCGAAATGAATATTTGTGCCGCTAGATATTATCAAGCAGCGGATAGAAAACTAAATCAAGTCTATCAACAATTATCATCCCAAATGCGATCGCAACTTACCCTGGCACAGTTAGCTTGGATTGACTTTCGCGATACCAACTGTGACTTTGCCAGAAGTCTTTTTGAAGGAGGAACCATCGCACCAAGCATTTATAATGGCTGTTTAGGCGGCATGACTGAACAGCGGACAATTGAACTAGAAGCCTATCAATCTCGTCAAATTCCTCAACCCACCAGCCGAAATTATCAACAAGTTGACCAAAAACTTAATCAAGTTTATCAAAATTTTATCGCCCAACTAAATGGGTTCAATAAAAACAAATTACAAACCGCTGAATTAGCTTGGATTAAATTTCGCGATACCAACTGTGCGTTTGAAGGGACTCAAACATCAGGAGGCGAAAATCTTTGTAAAATCCGCATGACCGAACAACGCACCGAAGAACTCGCTCAATTAATGGATTTATTGTTTTAG
- a CDS encoding aspartate kinase — MALIVQKYGGTSVGSVERIQAVAQRVVNTVQAGNSVVVVVSAMGKTTDGLVKLANEISPNPSRREMDMLLSTGEQVSIALMSMALQQIGQPAISLTGAQVGIITEAEHTRARILHIPKERLESHLKDGKVVVVAGFQGISSLEDLEITTLGRGGSDTSAVALAAALQADCCEIYTDVPGILTADPRIVPDACLMSEITSDEMLELASLGAKVLHPRAVEIARNYGITLVVRSSWTDDPGTRVISPSPIPRPLDGLELVRPVDAVEFDTDQAKVALLRVPDRPGVAAQMFGEIGRQDLNVDLIIQSIHEGNSNDIAFTVNKHSLNQAEAVAAAIAPTLRQRSNSGSNSGKDNPVTNEAEVMVERDIAKISIAGAGMIGRPGVAAQMFSALAAEKINILMISTSEVKVSCVIDQKDCDRAIHTLCETFAVNSSPVDESINIELSELKKSAPPVRGVALDLKQARIAIRFVPDRPGMAAKVFTLLAEKGVSVDTIIQSQRCRIIDGIPTRDMAFTVAQGDADDARDVLAPLVQGWQFGEITVDKAIAKVSIVGAGMVNQPGVAAKMFDALAKQQINIQMITTSEIKISCVVDEDQAVTALQAVHAAFELSGAKKIEVPA; from the coding sequence ATGGCCTTAATTGTCCAAAAATATGGTGGTACATCCGTTGGATCAGTGGAACGCATCCAAGCGGTGGCTCAAAGAGTCGTGAATACAGTGCAAGCGGGTAACTCCGTGGTCGTGGTCGTTTCCGCAATGGGGAAGACCACGGACGGATTGGTGAAATTGGCCAACGAAATTTCCCCTAATCCCAGTCGGCGGGAAATGGATATGCTGCTGTCTACGGGGGAACAAGTTTCGATCGCCCTGATGAGTATGGCGTTACAGCAAATCGGTCAACCGGCGATTTCTCTGACTGGGGCACAAGTTGGGATTATTACCGAAGCGGAACATACCCGGGCGCGAATTTTACATATCCCCAAAGAACGCCTAGAATCCCATTTAAAAGACGGCAAAGTGGTGGTCGTGGCTGGGTTCCAAGGGATTTCCAGTCTCGAAGATTTGGAAATTACCACCCTGGGACGCGGCGGATCCGATACTTCAGCGGTGGCTTTGGCAGCGGCATTGCAGGCGGATTGTTGTGAAATTTATACCGATGTGCCGGGGATTTTGACCGCTGACCCGCGTATTGTACCCGATGCTTGCCTGATGTCGGAAATTACCAGTGATGAAATGCTGGAATTAGCCAGTTTAGGGGCGAAGGTGCTGCATCCGAGGGCGGTGGAAATTGCCCGAAATTATGGGATTACTTTGGTGGTGCGGTCTAGCTGGACTGACGACCCAGGGACTAGAGTGATTTCTCCGTCACCTATTCCCCGTCCGTTAGACGGGTTGGAACTGGTGCGTCCGGTGGATGCGGTGGAGTTTGATACGGATCAGGCAAAGGTGGCGCTGTTGCGGGTGCCCGATCGCCCTGGGGTAGCGGCACAGATGTTTGGGGAAATTGGTCGCCAGGACTTGAATGTGGATTTGATTATTCAGTCAATTCACGAAGGGAATAGCAATGATATTGCCTTTACGGTGAATAAGCATTCCCTGAACCAAGCGGAAGCAGTGGCAGCAGCGATCGCGCCTACCCTTCGCCAGCGTTCTAATTCTGGTTCTAATTCTGGAAAGGACAACCCCGTAACCAACGAAGCGGAAGTTATGGTGGAAAGGGATATCGCCAAGATTAGCATTGCTGGGGCCGGGATGATCGGGCGACCGGGGGTAGCGGCGCAAATGTTCTCCGCCTTAGCCGCAGAAAAGATTAATATTCTGATGATTTCTACCTCCGAGGTGAAAGTCAGTTGTGTGATTGACCAAAAAGATTGCGATCGCGCCATTCATACCCTCTGCGAAACCTTCGCCGTGAATAGTTCTCCCGTAGACGAAAGCATTAACATTGAACTATCCGAGTTGAAAAAATCCGCCCCACCTGTGCGCGGTGTAGCCTTGGATCTCAAGCAAGCCCGGATCGCCATTCGCTTTGTCCCCGATCGCCCTGGGATGGCCGCAAAAGTTTTTACCCTCTTAGCGGAAAAAGGTGTCAGCGTAGACACGATTATTCAGTCTCAGCGTTGTCGCATCATTGACGGTATCCCCACCCGTGACATGGCCTTTACCGTTGCCCAAGGAGATGCAGATGATGCCCGTGATGTCTTAGCGCCCTTAGTCCAGGGGTGGCAATTTGGTGAGATTACTGTGGATAAAGCGATCGCTAAAGTTAGTATCGTGGGAGCAGGGATGGTCAACCAACCCGGAGTCGCCGCGAAAATGTTTGATGCTTTAGCCAAACAGCAAATTAACATCCAAATGATCACCACTTCAGAGATTAAAATTAGCTGTGTAGTGGATGAAGATCAAGCCGTAACTGCCTTGCAAGCCGTTCACGCCGCCTTTGAACTTTCCGGGGCGAAAAAAATTGAAGTTCCGGCTTAA